GCCTCCAGGAAGACCACGCGAAGCCGGACGCCGCCCTTCTCCAGATCGTCCAGGGCGGTGCGCAGGTCGTCGAAGAAGCTGCGGCCGCGGACGTCGACGACGGCGCTTATCCGGGCCACCGCACCCTGGGAGCGGGCGCCGAGGTCGACCATGGTCGGTATGAGGGCGGGCGGCAGGTTGTCGACGACGAACCAGCCGAGGTCCTCCAGACACTTGGCGGCGGTGCTGCGACCGGCGCCGGACATGCCGGAGATGATCACGAGCTCCGGCACCTCGGAGGTCTCCTGCGGCTCCTTCGGCCCGGCGGCCTCGTGCGTCCCGTGCAGCGCGTCGCCCGGCTCCGGGGCTGCTGCTTCGGTTCGCCTTTCAGGCGTGCTCACTTCTACTCCCCGCTTTCGGTCGCATCAGTACAAACAACGCTCGCGGTCGTCTGCGGCTTCCCGATGTCACTCTCTCGAGTGACTGGTCCTGCTGACTCTTCCATAATCTCCCCCGTCGCCATGTTGACCGCCGGAGCGGTCGGTGTACGCGAGGCCAACGCCGCGGCAACGGCCTCCGCCGTGCGTCGGCCGACCCCCGGAACCTCGCAGATCTCCTCGATCGTCGCCGCTTTCAGCTTCTTCAGCGAGCCGAAGTGCTTGATCAGCGCCTGCCTGCGGGTCTCCCCGAGCCCCGGAACAGTGTCGAGGGCGCTGCTTGTCGCACGCTTGGCCCGCTTCTGGCGCTGGTAGGTGATCGCGAAGCGGTGCGCCTCGTCGCGGACCCGCTGGAGAAGGTAGAGCCCCTCGCTCGAACGCGGAAGCACAACCGGGTCGTCCTCCTCCGGAAGCCAGACCTCCTCCAGCCGCTTCGCGAGCCCGCACAGGGCGACGTCGTTGACGCCGAGCTCCATCAGCGCCTGCTGTGCCGCGGCCACCTGCGGCTGCCCGCCGTCGACGACGATCAGCTGCGGCGGGTAGGCGAAACGCCTGGCCTTGCCGGTCTCCTCGTCCTTGAGCGGGGCGCTCTCCTGGTGCCGGAAGCGGCGGGTGATCACCTCGCGCATGGAGCGGACGTCGTCCTGGCCCTCGAAACCCTTGATCGCGAAGCGCCGGTACTCGCTCTTGCGGGCCAGCCCGTCCTCGAAGACGACCATGGACGCGACCACGTCCTGGCCCTGCAGGTGGGAGATGTCGTAGCACTCGATCCGCAGCGGCGCGCTCTCCAGCCCGAGCGCGTCGGCGATCTCCTGGAGCGCGACGCTGCGGGTGGTGAGGTCGGCGGCGCGCTTGGTCTTGTGCAGCGCCAACGCCTGGAGCGCGTTGCGCTCGACCGTGGCCATCAGCTCGCGCTTGTCGCCGCGCTGGGGCACCCGCAGGTCGACCTTGCTGCCGCGCCGCTCGGCGAGCCACGCCAGCACCGGCTCGACGGGCTCCGGCAGCGCGGGCACCAGCACCTCGCGCGGCACGCCCTCGCCGCTCTCCTCGCCGTACAGCTGCAGCAGCGCGTGCTCGACCAGTCCGGCGGTGTCGACCTGCTCGACCTTGTCGGTCACCCAGCCGCGCTGCCCGCGCACCCGGCCGCCGCGCACGTGGAAGATCTGGACGGCCGCCTCCAGCTCGTCCTGCGCGAACGCGAGGAGGTCGGCGTCGGTGCCGTCGCCGAGGACGACGGCGTTCTTCTCCATGGCGCGCTTCAACGCCTCTATGTCGTCGCGCAGGCGACCGGCCTTCTCGTACTCCATCTCGGCGGCGGCCTCGCGCATCTGCGTCTCCAGCCGCTTCAGGTACGCGCCCGCGTGGCCGGCCATGAAGTCGCAGAACTCCTCGGCGAGCTCGCGGTGCTCCTCGGCGCTGACGCGCCCGACGCAGGGCGCGGAGCACTTGCCGATGTATCCGAGCAGGCAGGGCCGGCCGATCTGCTCGGCCCGCTTGAACACCCCGGAGGAGCAGGTGCGGACCGGGAAGACGCGCAGCATCAGGTCGACGGTCTCGCGGATCGCCCAGGCATGGCCGTAGGGACCGAAGTAGCGCACGCCCTTCTTCTTGGGCCCGCGCATCACCTGGACCCGGGGGAACTCCTCGTTGAGCGTGACGGCGAGGGAGGGGTAGCTCTTGTCGTCGCGGTACTTGACGTTGAACCGCGGGTCGAACTCCTTGATCCAGCTGTACTCCAGCTGCAGCGCCTCGACCTCGGTGCCGACCACGGTCCACTCGACGGACGCGGCCGTGGTGACCATCGTCCTGGTGCGCGGGTGCAGGCTCGCCAGGTCCTGGAAGTAGTTGGCGAGCCGCTGCCGCAGGCTCTTGGCCTTCCCGACGTAGATCACACGGGAGTGCGCGTCCCGGAACTTGTAGACCCCGGGCGAATCCGGAATCTGCCCGGGGGCGGGACGGTAGGTGGACGGGTCAGCCATGCCTCACAGGTTATCGATCGCCTGTGACGGACGGGGTGACCTGCGCGGATTTGGACATGAGAGGCACGGTCGCTCAGCTCCTGCCCTCCGGCCCCTGCTCCGCCTTCGTCGAGGCACCGCGCCGCCGGACCCATCGGACGGTCTCCCCCACCAGCCACACCGTGCCCAGGCAGGCCGCCAGAAGCCAGAAGACGTGGTGCGAGAGCCAGCCGGGAAGTTTCGCGATCACGATGATCACCGCGACGTAGCCGCAGAAGATCAGGAGCGGCCGCTTGGACACCGAACTCCTCATTCAAGGTCCTCTCGTAACGTTGCACGTGTGGCGGGGTCCGCCCACCCCTTGGCTGGACGGACCCCGGCCCTTGTCGGGCGACCGCCGTAGCCCCGGGTGAGGCTACGGCGGGGACGCCTACAGGTACCTGGAGAGTGCCAACACGAGGCCGGCGACCCTGCTCCAGAGAGCGTTGGACACCTGTCGGCGGATCGCAACGGGAATCCAGCGGGTGAATCCGGCGGTGAAGAGTCCTATGACGAACGCCTCCACCCCGGTGTACACGTAGTCCCAGAACCCGTGGTGCCCCGAGCTCATCCAGAGATCGAAGACCGCGACGGCAGCCGCCGTCGCCGCGTGCCAGAACAGGTAGCCGAAGAGAGTCCCGCACAGCCCGCCGGTCTCTCCGGTGCAGAGGGCCAGGACGACGCCCGCAACTGCGTTGAAGGCGACCATGAGCGCCCAGCGGACGGCACCCTTGACGTAACACTTCCAGTTCCAGCCGCACCACTTGCCATCGATGTCGAAGTTGGTGAGCGGGTTCTGGTACACGTAGTCGTACGGGTTGGCGTTGCCGCCGCTGACCGGGTCCACCTGGTTGAAGCGGCCCGTGTTCGGGTTGTAGACCCGGACGCCCATCAGGATGGTGCCGCCGAGCGGGGTCGAAGCCCGCTGCGCACCACCGAGCCAGCCGTACGTGGATGCGGCGGCGGTCTCCTGGGCGCCGAACTCGGTGTAGGTGTACGTCGCCGTCGGGCCCAGATCGCTCGTCCCGGCGACCTCGGCCGCCATCACGTCGCCGTGGAGATCGACGAGTTGCAGCGTGGTGCCGGCGCCGGAGACCTCGGCCGCGAGCGAACCGAAGGCGGTCACGTTCCGGGTCGAGGTGCCGTCCGAGGCCGTCGTGAGGAACGGGTTGTCGCTGTCGTCGGCGTAGTAGTCGGTCGTGGTGACGCCGGTGACGCTGTCCGTGGAGGACCCGAAGCGCTCCCCCTGCGGGTCGAGCTGGTAGCTCACGGTGTCGCCGGCCTGGCTCTGGGAGGCGACGAGCCCGTTGTCGTAGTAGGAGGCGGTCAGGGCGCCCGTTCCGCCGGCGTCGACCGCCGGCGTGGTGGTGATGTCCCCCAGGGTGTCGTAGGTGTAGCCGGCGTCGGTGATCCGGTCGGCGGCGTCGTAGGCGTGGGACTGCGAGGTCGTCGACGTGGTCTGGCAGGAGCCGTCCGTGGCCGGTGCGCCCGTGGTCCGGGCCGTCCGGTTGGAGTCGGCGTCGTAGCTGTAGCTACGGGTGGTGCACTGTCCTGCCTGGGTGTCGGCGACGGTGGCGAGCCTGTCGTTGGCGTCGTAGGTGTAGGCCTGGCTGCTGCCCAGAACCGTCCGCGCCGCCCAGTCGTCCGCGCTGTTCAGCGTGACGGAGTCGCTGAGCGATCCGGCCCACTGGCTGTTGGCGTAGGTCAGTCCGGTCGCGGTGCCCGTGGCGTCGTAGCCGTACGTGCCGGTGGTGCCACCCGGGTACGCCTCCTGGGCCAGGCGGCCGTCGGGGTTGTAGGAGGCGGTGAAGGTCCCGGCGAGGGTGTCCGTCTCCGAGGTGACGTGGTCGCTGTGGTCGCTTCCCTCGTCGTAGGTCAGCGTGGTCGTGTTGCCGCCGGAGCTGCGACTGGTCAGGGCACCGGCGAGGCTGTAACCGAAGCTGGTGGTGCGGCTGTTCGCGTCGGTGTAGGTGCTGGTCTGGCCCCAGTCGTCGTAGGTGGTCCTCAGGTCGGCGCTGACGTTGCCGGATCCGTCCAGACTCTGGCTGTCGGTGGTCAGGCCGGTGGTCGGGTCGTAGACGGTCTGGGTCGGCGCGACGGCCGCGCCCATGCCCGTGCCGGTCGTGCCGATCACGTTCTTGATCTGACGGCCGGCGGCGTCGTAGGTGACGGTGGTGGTGCGCACGGCCGAGGTGCCGTCGGCGGCGGTGTACGAGTCCGTCTTGGTGACCGGCTCGAGGTAGGTGTTGTAGGTGTACTGGACGACCGGCAGGCCGGCGAGTCCGGTGGTGACGGGCTGTGCGGCGGGCTCGGTCTTGCAGACCAGGTCGGTCCAGGCCGGCTGGTTGCCACAGGCCGAGTCGGCGCTGTTGGAGCCCGCCGTGTAGTAGACGGTCCTGGTCGTTCCGACCCCGGCGCCCCCGCTGTCACTGGGCTGGCTGCTGGAGGTCTGCAGCGGTTCGCCGCCGTAGAGCGAGGAGTCCTCGTTGAAGGCGACGGCCTTGGTGATGTCGAGCTTTCCGGTGCCCGGGTCGGTGATGGTCTGGAGCGGGTTGTGCAGGGTCCAGCCGATGTTGTCGGTGCCGTCGTTGTAGACGTTCTGGGTGGTGCGGACGTCGACGTCGCTGCCGCCGGTCACCGAACTGCCGATGCTGGCACCGACGGTGACGGTGGTCACCAACTGGTAGGGGTTGCCGTTGGCGTCCTTGTCGCCGTTGGGCGCGCCCTGGTCGTAGACGTTGTGGGTGTGGTCACGGACGGTCTGGATGGCCCCCGCGGCCAAGGCCTGGTGGGCCGGCCCGTAGGTGTCGGTCAGCTCGGTCCCGTCGGAGCTGTAGAGGACCTGGGTGTCGAGCTGGGCCGCGACGGCGGCGGACTGGGTGCCGGCGGCCAGGGCGGTGGCCCGGTTGGCGGCGGTCAGTTCGCGGACGGTGTTGCCGAACTGGTCGTGCTCGGTGGTGGAGATGTTCCAGCCGCCGTTGTACGTGGCGGTGTTCACCTGACGGCCCTGCGCGTCGAAGTACAGGATCTGGGCGTAGGTCCAGTCCGTGATCGTGCCGGACGGAGCGTGGTCGGCCGGGAAGACCGCGACGGCCGAGGTCGGCACGTCCTCCTGACCCCAGGTGGCCACGGTGTTCGAGTCCATGTCCGCAGGGCCGCCTGCGGCGATCGTGAGCGGCACGCTGTAGGCGATGACGGTCTTGGCGCTGCCGCCGCCGTTGGTGGCGTTGTGGGTGCGCGTGACCGAGACGAGCTTGCCGTAGTTCGCGTCGGAGGCGTTGTAGTCGTAGGCGAGCTGCCACGGCTGGAGCACGTTGGCGGGCTGGCCGCGGTCCTGGGCCGGGTAGACGGAGGAGATGCGGCCGTAGTCGGAGTCGCTCTGCGTCTCGTCGTACAGGTACATGGCCTTGAGCGGGGTGGTGATGCGCGGGTCCCACTCGTACTTGAGACGACCGGTCGAGTCGTAGGTGTAGTCGGCGACCGGAGTCTTGGTGAGGGTGGTGCCGTCCGAGGTCAGGAAGTCGATCTCGGAGATGTTGCCTGTGGTGCCGTCGTAGGCGAACTGCAGACCGCGGCAGCCGACCGCCCAGGAGGCGGAGGTGGCCGGGTAGGGGCACGCCGTGGTGTTCGGGGCGCTGGTCGCCGCGTCGGGCGCGACCATGAGCATCAGCTTGCCCTGCGTGGCGCCGCTGTTCGGGTCGTAGACGAATCCGGTCGACTTGCCCGAGCCGGGCTGGGTGACCGTGGACGGCAGGTACAGGCCGCCGACTCCGCCGGTGGGCAGGACGAAGGTGACCTGGGTTCCGGTGGTGTCGGTCAGGGTGAAGCCGGCCGATCCCTTCGACAGCGTCAGACCGTCGGCCGCGGCCTCGCCCTGACCCGTGTAGGGGGTGGTGCCGTTGCTCGCGGTGCCCGCGGCGAAGGTCAGCGTGGAGCCGTCCCTGCCGGTGAGCAGCGCGTAGCTGCCGTCGTCGGTGATCGACGCCCAGGAGGCGCTGGTCCCGGCAACAGGGAGCGACGCGTTCCAGCCGGGGCCGAAGCCGGTGTTGACGGTCGGCTTGAGCGAGTTGAAGGTACGCGCGACGCTGAGGCCGGAACCGTAGGACGCGATGTTCACGTCGGTGGCGCTGACCGCGGCGTTACCCGATTGCAGGCCCACGGTGACCGGGCCGATCTGGGTGGTGCCGAAGTCGGTGCCGGTACCCAGGCGGTCCAGGGTGACCGTGGTCGGCGGGGTGGTGTAGCTGTTCGAGCCGTTGGTCACCACCGCCTCGATCTGGACGAGGCCGTCGTCGTTGATCGTGTGCGCCGCGTTCCACACCAGCGTGGGGCTGTACGAGTGCGCGGTGCCGCCGAATACCTCGTTGGCGTCCGCGACCGGCCACGAGGTCAGCGTGGTCCCGTTGTTGGTGACGTCGGAGACGGGGACCGTGGTGAAGGCGCCACTGGTGCCGAGGCGGTACTGGAAGGTCGTGCTCGAGCCGATGCCGTAGGAGCTGGACGCAGAGAGGTTGAAGGTGTTCGAGCTGGAGGACTGGGCGGTCGGCTGGTCCAGGCCGCCGGTGCCCACGCCGAACTGGTAGTAGGTCGGCGCGCTGGCGACGCCGGCGTTGCTGTGTGCGGTGACCCGCAGCGAGTGCCAGCCGTTCCCCGGAGTGAAGGTGACGCTGCCGGTCGAACCGGTGGCGAAGTCGTAGCTGCCGCCGTCGAGCTGCCACTCGTAGCCGTACACGTCCGTCGCCGTGTCGGTCAGGGTGCAGGTGGTGCTCGCCGTGGACGCGGTCCACTGACCGGAGGGGTAGTTGGTGCAGGACACGGTCGGCGCGGTCGGGGTGCTGGTGTCGATGGTGAACGCCTTGGCGGCGGTCCACGCCGAGTAGTCGTGTCCGTCGTACGCCCTCACCTGCCAGGTGTACGCGCCGTCGGCGAGTGCCGTGGTCGGCTTCCAGGTGGCGGCAGAACCGGAGTTCACAAAGGCAGTGGTGCCGGAGGCCTTGACCGTGCTTCCAGAGAGGATCTGGTAGCCGTACTGCACCGTGTCGCTGTTGGCGTCCGTCGCGGACGCGGACAGGGTCGGCGTGCCGGTCGAGGTGTACGTGGTCGAACCCACGACGTTGCTCGGGCTCACCGAGAGGTTCGCCGGGGTGGCCGGCGGGTTGTTGTAGGTGATCGAGAGCGACGGGTTGTCCGCGAAGCGCTTGAACTGGACGTCGTTGGTCTCACTGGAGTTGAGCAGCACGAACGTGACGTTCGTCCAGTGCCCGGCGGCGGCCGAGGTGACCTGGTTGAGCCAGTTGAAGCTGCCCCCCACGTTGCCGCTGCAGGCCGGCCCGAAGTTGGCCGATCCCTGCTGGGTGACCTTCGCCGGGGCGTTGTTCCAGTTCGTGCTGGAGCTGATGCCGTTGGTGGACCAGCCCTGGATGGAGTAGCTGGTCGTGGCGCAGCTGGCCGAGTAGGTCTCGGTCGCGTTCAGCGAGGCGCTGATGACCGTGCTGCCCCAGATGCTGGACGGGATGGCGACCTGGTAGTAGGTGCGCTCGATGCCCGTCGGTGAGGAGAAGCCCTGGTAGCCGACCGCGAGCCCGGTACCGGGGGCGGCGTCGTAGTTCGAGGTGGTCGGGTAGGCCTGCTGGACCTCGTCCCAGTTCATCGTCGCGCCCGAGGTCGGGTGCGGCACGAAGGCCGGGTCCTCGAAGACCGGGAAGACCGTGGTCTTCGCCGACAGCAGCGAGGCGTCCGCGCTCAGGTGCAGCTTGTGGTTCTTGAAGCTGGCCTTCACCCGCGCCTGGTGCGCGTGGTTGCCCGCCGTGCGCGCGGACGAGTGCGTGGCCGGCTGCGGCACGGTCGCCGCCTGCGCGGCGTGCGCGCCCGCGGCCGCCGCAGTCGTGGTGGTACCGGCGGTGGTGGCCGAGTCCCACATGACCGGGGCAGGCGAGTTGACCAGCAGGCGGCCGCCACTGGTGTCACTCAGGTTGCCGCCCGCGTCGGCGCTGACGGTCGTGCCGTTACTGGCGCTGACGGCCTGGGTCAGGTCGGCCAGGCCGGGGTCGGCCGCCGCGGTGGCGTTCTTGATGACCAGGGTCTCCTCGACCCCGCCCGCCACCGTCGCGGTGACCTGCAGGTCCACCCCGGACGGCAGCACGTTCGCGTACGTGAGCGTGGCACCCGAGGCCGTCGGCTTCGGCAGCGCGGTCGGCCACGTCAGGCCGAGTTGCTTGCCGTCGACCGTCATCGTCGCCAGCGCACCGGTGCCACCGCCGGACAGCACCAGCGAGGACTCCGCCGTCGCCGGGGACCAGGTTCCGTTCTTCGCCCGGACGAGCGTGGCGTCCAGGTCCTTCCACGCGCCCTTCTGCTTGACCCACTTGGGTTGCGCGAAGGCGTTGTAGGAGAAGGTGCCGTCGGGGTTGGCGAAGGTCTGCGACGCGTCGGTGCGGTAGTCCAGCACCTCCACCGGGCTCTTCTGCTTCTTCGCCGCCATCATCGCCGCGTAGGCGTCGGGTCGCGACGCCACCGGCACGACCGCCGACTTGCCGGCCTTGGCGGGCGCCGCCTCGGCGGGGGCGATGGTCGCGACCATCGACGCGACCAGGGCGGCGGTCACCGCGACCGCCGCCCGTCTGGTCACCGGCGGGCTTATCAGCCCGCCCGCGAACTGCCGTGAGAACACGGATCAATCTCCTCGGTGTGTGGGAAACGACGTCTGTGACACGTCCTCGGGCATCGGTCCCGGTGACGCGCGCAGCACGAGAAGCCGACCCGGGGCAGCACGACTGCCCCGGAGCCGACCAGCTGTGGGTGGTGGGTGGCGGTCCCGGTGCGGAACGCCTGACGTCATGCAGGGACGAGCGGTGGGCTCACTGCCAGCCGGTGCCGACATCCGGAGTGGTCGTCGGAGTCGGCGTGGCGTCCACGTCCGCGCTGACCTGCGGCCTCGGCGCGGGTGCGGTGTCGGCCGACGACACCGCGCCCGCGGTGACGGCGACGAGGGCGAGCACGACGGCGGCGAGGCGGCGGAACTGGAGCGAGCGAAGCATGACCTACTCCTCGGCTGATGCCCGTAGCTGGACGGTGGCGATGCCGGGTCGACGGTCCGCTGCTCGCGTTCCTTCCCTCGGGGTGCTCCCGACCGGCGGTGATCACACTGGTGGACGTGCCGACTCCGGAACAGGGAGACAGGCTGGACACATCCGTCCCTGGACTCATCTGTCCAGGGACTCGCCCCAGAGCGCTTCCGGTCGCATCAGCGGAGCCTCGGCCCGCACCAGGTCCCAGCCCAGCAGCTCACGGTGGCGGCGCAGCGTCCGTTCCAGCAGCCAGGCCGCCTGCCGTTCGGCCTCGAACAAGCCGCGCGTGGAGAGGTAGAGACCGACCACGGGATCGGGGCGAGCGGCCGGATGCAGGGTCACATGCTCGATGCGGTCGCCGTCGGCGGCGCAGCACAGCACCCAGCGCGGCGTCTCGGCCGGCAGCGCGAGGCTGCCGGGAGGCGGTGAGCGCAGAAAAGCGTGAACGAGGAACACGCTGGATCACTATGGGCGCAAATCAGCCACCCCGACACGAATCACCGCTGGCCACAAGGGTCCTTGGACTGATGTGGCCTCGCTCCTGGATCCGGGTTGACCACGGTCGAGTCGCGGCCTGATCATTCAGTACGGTCGCGAACCTCGCTGAGGTCAGCAGCGAACGCAAGGGGGAGTTCATGATCGGCGCGTTGGGTCTGGACGTCTTCGCCGACGCGGTCTACCGCGCGCTCCTGGCACAACCCGGCGCGGGGATCCAAGCCGTGGCAGCCTCGTCCGGACTCTCCGTCGAACAGGTCCGCGCCGGGCTGGACAGCCTGAGCGAGCTCGCCCTGGTCCACCCGGATCCTGAGGACGCCTCCACACTGCGGGCGATGCCCCCGGATCTGGCCATGGACGTCCTGTTCGCCCACCAGCAGGCACAGCTCGCGGCCCAGCAGGAGAAGCTGACCCGCGCCCGCGCCCAGGCGGCCCAACTGGTCTCGCAGTACACCGCTCTGAGTCCGACGACCGCGACCGCGGGCGTCGAGCACCTCCAGGGTCTGGACCGGATCAGGGTCCGGCTCGCCGGCCTTTCCGCCGAGGCCCGGCGTGAGGTGATGATCTTCGCGCCGGACGGGCCGCAGACCGAGGAGAATCTTCGGGCCTCGCAGCCGCTCGACCAGGAGATGCTGGACCGCGGGATCAGGCTGCGGTCGATCTGCCTCGACAGTGTGGCGAACCATCAGCCGACCATCGAGCACGCCGACTGGCTGGCCTCCCAGGGCGGTGAGATCCGGGTGGTGGCGACGCTGCCCACCCGGATGGTGATCTTCGATCGGGCCACCGCGGTCATCCCGGTCACCAGCGACGACACGGCCGCAGCCGCCGTGGTGCTGACCAGTCAGGGCCCGCTGACCATGCTGGTGGCGCTGTTCGAGAGCACCTGGGCGGCGGCCCGCCCGCTCGGCACGCCCGCTCCCCAGAACGAGCACGGCCTCACCCCGCAGGAGCACGCCGTGCTGACCCTGCTCGCGCAGGGTCACACGTACGAGTCCTCCGCCCGCCGGCTGGGCGTCTCCACCCGCACCGCCCGACGCATCGCGACCGACCTGCTGGAACGCCTCGGCGCGCGCTCCCTCTTCGAGGCAGGAGCCAAGGCCGCGTGGCGCGGCTGGATCGTCCCCGACGCCTCCTGAGCGCCGTTTCAGGCCACCGCCGATGGGATACAGTCGGGCCGCTCGCGCTCGCGGAGGGACGTGGGGCGAGAGGACAGCTGTTCGGGAGGCATGGTGGCGATCGACGACCTACCCGGCCCGGTCGTGACGTTCCTCAACGTGATCGGCGTGCCCTGGCCCTACATCGACGAGGATCAGATCCGCCGGTTCGCCACGATGGTGCGGCAGTTCGGTCAGGCGGTGGAGCAGACCCATCTGGACGCCACCCGGACGATGGCCGACTTCGCGGGCGCCTACCAGGGTGCGGCCACGCAGCGGATGCAGTCGGGATGGGCCGAGATGTCCGCGCGGCACACGCGGGAACTGGTCCAGGGCTGTCGGCTGCTGGCCGAGGCGCTGGAGGTCGGCGCGGACGTGATCGTGGCGCAGAAGGCCGAGGCCCTGGTGGAGCTGGCAGCCATGGCCGCGGCCTTCGTCGCCGACCAGGCGGCTGCCGTGGCGACCCTCGGGCTGGCCGAAGCGGCTGCCCCGGTGATCATCGAGACGGGCAAGAAGCTGCTGGAGACCCTGAAGCAGCAGATCATCCAGTACATCGTCGGCGAGATCATCGAGGCCGCCGCCAAGCCACTGTTCGCCCAGATCGAGCACGCCATGTCGGGTCTGGACTGGTCGCAGAACTCGGGCGGCGGAGGTGCCGAGGCCGGGGACGGCTTCATGCTGCACCACGAGCTGGCCGGCGGACATCTGGACCTGCTGCGCGGGCACGCCGACACCTTCCGCGGGCACGCGCAGACGCTGCGCGGCGGGCTGGAGGGGCTCAGCTTCTGATGGCTGCGGGAGGAGAGGAACGGGCGGTCTTCCGCGCGCTGCGCAAGGACGCGGCCGACGCCCTGCCGAAGATCGCCGAGAAGCATGCCGGCGTCGTCGAGGACGCCGCCGACAAGGGTGCGCAGAACCTCGCGGCGCACGCCGAGAACGAGGCCAAGCTGGTCGAGGCGCTCAAGGGCAGAACACCGGGGAGCGAGGCGGAGGCCGCGGAGCTCGGCGTGCCCGGTGCTCGGGCCGGGGAGACCGCGCTGCCCGGCGGCAGTCGGATCCGACAGGCCCTCGAACCGAGGACCGGGGCGGGTGTTGAGGGGGAGGTCGGCGCCGCGGAGGGCGAGGCCGAGCAGTACGGCAACAGCGCGCTGCGCGACGGTCCCGGCTACCAGCAGGAGATCGACGACCAGGTGGGCGCGCGGGGTCTCGACCGCGCCGAGCACGACCGGCTCCGGCTGTCCCGCACCAACGAGCTGACCGAGTCGCAGGCCCGGGAGGTCGTCGAGGTGCGCGACTCCATCAAGCTCGGCGAGGGCCGGATGGTGACCAAGGTGGTCAAGCCTGAGGTCGCCGAGGCCTATCTGGAGAACGCCACGAAGCTGGGCAAGTACCCCTTCAACCCCGGCGAGTTCCGCGGGTCGATCGCACGTGGCTCGGACACCGCCGACCTCCGCAGCATGGACGATCTCCGCGACGGACTGGCGCTCGACGACGGCGGGGCCGGCTGGACGCCCGTTCCCGCGGGCGCGTCCGAGGCGTACCAGCTGCGCTTCCCCGCGCCGCACGGCCTGCACGCCGACCCGACTCTCGGCGCGGTCGGCGACCAGGCGTTGGCGGACCGGGTGGCCGGCATGGCCGGCCAGACCCCGGGCCGGGCCTGGGACGACCCGTTCCTCGGCACCGGTTACACCGGCGGCGGCGTCCCCGAGTGGGAGGCGGCGACCACCGGGTTCCCGCACCATGCTGAGATCTGGCGTATGCACGCCGACGGCACCGAAGAGGCCGTCGGTTTCTTCGACAAGAACGAAGGACTGTGGAAGTACTATGACTGACCCCTCGGGCCGCCCCTCCCCGGTCAGGGGCGAGGTCGCCGCCTTCCACGGCGAGCGCTACCCGGCGAGGGCCGCGGCGGGCCTCTGGCCCTGCGTCGAGCTGCTTCCCGCGCCGGGCGTCCCGGCGCCGGCGGGACTCACCCCCCGCGAGTCCGCCGACGGGTCGGTCGGCTACCCCGCCCCGCCCGAGGAGCTCGACGCCTGGTACGCCGTGCACTGGACGTTCCGCTGGCGTGGCGAGCCCTTCGCGTGCACCGACGCCGGCGAGACCACGCTGTCCGGCAACTACCTGGGCGACGACCGGCAGTTCGCCGCGGAGCACCTCAAGCGACGGGTCCGCGGCCACCGCGGCGTCTTCCCCCGCGAGGAGGTCACCGAACTGACCGAGCACCAGGAGGACCTGCTCGGGCCGCTGCGCGTGCTGGTCCGCCGACTGGCCGAGGTCGACCACTTCCGCCCGCAGGCCTACGCCGTCCTCCAGGGCCGGAGCTACGCGGCGGCGGCCGAGGCCGACGGCTCGGGCCTCGTCGCCCTGACTGCCGCCGCGGGGAACCCGCCCGCCGCCGCGGTCGCGCCGGAGGAGCTCGACGCGTGGTACCTGACCCACTGGACCTTCCGTTGGCAGAACGGGCCGTTCGACGCCGTCGGCACGGTGGACGGACGGATCAAGGGCGTCTACACCGGCGCGAGCTGGGGCTTCGTCGACAGCTGGCAGCTGACCCCGGAGGAGGCCGCCGACGGAGTCCACCAGCGCTACACGGTGCAGGTCGACCTCGACGGCGTCACCGACCTCGAACAGCACCGCACCGACCTGCTCGCCGGCCGTTAGTCGACCGGCGCTCCGCACTCCGGGCAGCGGAAGGGCTCGCGACGCTCGGCCATGGTGCGGCGCACCCAGTGGTAGAGCCAGGGGAAGGTGACGGCGGGAACGTCCCTGGTCGCCTC
This genomic interval from Streptacidiphilus rugosus AM-16 contains the following:
- a CDS encoding LuxR C-terminal-related transcriptional regulator, with the translated sequence MIGALGLDVFADAVYRALLAQPGAGIQAVAASSGLSVEQVRAGLDSLSELALVHPDPEDASTLRAMPPDLAMDVLFAHQQAQLAAQQEKLTRARAQAAQLVSQYTALSPTTATAGVEHLQGLDRIRVRLAGLSAEARREVMIFAPDGPQTEENLRASQPLDQEMLDRGIRLRSICLDSVANHQPTIEHADWLASQGGEIRVVATLPTRMVIFDRATAVIPVTSDDTAAAAVVLTSQGPLTMLVALFESTWAAARPLGTPAPQNEHGLTPQEHAVLTLLAQGHTYESSARRLGVSTRTARRIATDLLERLGARSLFEAGAKAAWRGWIVPDAS
- a CDS encoding WXG100-like domain-containing protein: MVAIDDLPGPVVTFLNVIGVPWPYIDEDQIRRFATMVRQFGQAVEQTHLDATRTMADFAGAYQGAATQRMQSGWAEMSARHTRELVQGCRLLAEALEVGADVIVAQKAEALVELAAMAAAFVADQAAAVATLGLAEAAAPVIIETGKKLLETLKQQIIQYIVGEIIEAAAKPLFAQIEHAMSGLDWSQNSGGGGAEAGDGFMLHHELAGGHLDLLRGHADTFRGHAQTLRGGLEGLSF